A single region of the Brachypodium distachyon strain Bd21 chromosome 3, Brachypodium_distachyon_v3.0, whole genome shotgun sequence genome encodes:
- the LOC100823989 gene encoding auxin-responsive protein IAA7 — MGEAESKKGRGACSTALLLNWMGEPSEQDQEEEETLQLSLGLPGGSRRTACRDKAKKHSAGDSSVLSLGYSTAIPSPQSQGKAQGSQDEPAATRNAVAPNNNGPRTRSPGAPVIGWPPVRASRRNLATSSSKASLEQQHMKKAVKAEETRRAPFVKINMDGIPIGRKIDLTALDSYEKLCVAVDKLFRHLLAAQNDPPAAGTECTQEVVAISGLLDGTGEYTLVYEDYEGDRVLVGDIPWGMFVSSVKRLRVLKTSDLSSSLITSSRKRTAAEC, encoded by the exons ATGGGGGAGGCGGAGAGCAAGAAAGGCAGGGGCGCCTGCTCAACGGCTCTTCTTCTCAACTGGATGGGTGAACCGAGTGAGCAGgaccaggaggaggaagagacgCTTCAGCTCAGCCTTGGGCTCCCCGGAGGGAGCCGGAGAACGGCATGCAGAGACAAGGCGAAGAAGCACTCCGCCGGCGACAGCTCCGTGCTCTCTCTTGGCTACTCCACTGCAATCCCCAGCCCACAATCACAAG GCAAGGCACAGGGATCCCAAGACGAGCCAGCAGCTACAAGGAATGCAGTTGCACCAAACAATAATGGCCCCCGGACAAG ATCTCCTGGCGCTCCAGTTATTGGATGGCCTCCTGTTCGTGCATCCAGAAGAAATCTTGCTACTTCTTCTAGCAAAGCATCCCTTGAACAACAACACATGAAAAAGGCTGTGAAGGCTGAAGAGACCAGGAGAGCTCCATTTGTAAAGATTAACATGGATGGTATCCCTATTGGTAGGAAGATTGATCTGACTGCCCTCGATAGCTACGAGAAGCTTTGTGTAGCTGTAGACAAGTTATTCCGGCACCTTCTTGCAG CCCAAAAtgatcctcctgctgctggGACAGAGTGTACTCAGGAAGTGGTGGCAATATCTGGTTTACTAGATGGAACTGGGGAGTACACTCTGGTTTATGAGGATTATGAAGGTGACAGAGTACTGGTTGGAGATATTCCTTGGGG AATGTTCGTTTCATCAGTGAAGAGGCTACGAGTGCTGAAGACATCTGACCTCTCTTCATCT